One Bacillus amyloliquefaciens DSM 7 = ATCC 23350 DNA window includes the following coding sequences:
- a CDS encoding M42 family metallopeptidase, whose translation MNEETKTLFRTLTQLPGAPGNEHQVRSFMKRELAKYADDIVQDRLGSVFGVRRGAEDAPTVMVAGHMDEVGFMVTQITDNGMLRFQTLGGWWSQVLLAQRVEVQTDNGPVIGVISSIPPHILTDAQRAKPMEIKNMMIDIGTDDKEDAVRMGIRPGQQVVPVCPFTPMANEKKILSKAWDNRYGCGLSIELLKELHGKELPNNLYAGATVQEEVGLRGAQTAANMIQPDLFFALDASPANDMSGDKELFGRLGEGVLLRILDRTTVMHRGMREFVLDMAETHNIPYQYFASGGGTDAGRVHISNSGVPSAVIGICSRYIHTNAAIIHVDDYAAAKEMLIKLVMASDKQTVETIRENV comes from the coding sequence ATGAATGAGGAAACGAAAACGCTTTTCCGGACGCTGACGCAGCTTCCCGGCGCACCGGGAAATGAACACCAGGTCCGCTCCTTTATGAAACGGGAGCTTGCGAAATATGCGGATGACATCGTGCAGGACAGACTCGGAAGTGTTTTCGGCGTAAGGCGGGGCGCTGAAGATGCGCCCACCGTTATGGTAGCCGGCCATATGGATGAAGTCGGATTTATGGTGACGCAGATTACGGATAACGGCATGCTGAGATTTCAGACGCTCGGCGGCTGGTGGAGTCAGGTGCTTCTTGCCCAGCGCGTCGAGGTGCAGACGGATAACGGACCTGTCATCGGCGTCATTTCTAGCATCCCGCCCCACATTTTAACGGATGCCCAGCGCGCCAAGCCGATGGAGATCAAAAATATGATGATTGATATCGGTACCGATGATAAAGAGGACGCGGTCAGAATGGGGATCAGACCGGGTCAGCAGGTCGTGCCGGTATGCCCGTTTACTCCTATGGCCAATGAGAAGAAAATATTGTCCAAAGCGTGGGATAACCGCTACGGCTGCGGATTAAGCATTGAATTATTAAAAGAGCTGCACGGAAAAGAGCTGCCGAACAACCTGTACGCCGGAGCCACCGTTCAGGAGGAAGTCGGCTTGAGAGGGGCGCAGACAGCAGCCAACATGATTCAGCCTGATCTCTTCTTCGCACTTGATGCCAGCCCGGCAAATGATATGAGCGGCGATAAGGAGCTGTTTGGCCGTCTCGGCGAGGGAGTGCTGCTCCGCATTCTCGACAGAACGACGGTCATGCACCGCGGGATGAGAGAGTTCGTCCTTGATATGGCGGAAACGCATAATATCCCTTATCAATACTTCGCTTCAGGCGGGGGAACGGATGCCGGAAGGGTCCACATTTCAAACAGCGGGGTTCCGTCTGCCGTCATCGGCATTTGTTCAAGATACATCCATACAAATGCCGCCATCATCCATGTCGACGATTATGCCGCGGCGAAAGAAATGCTCATTAAGCTGGTCATGGCGAGTGACAAACAGACGGTCGAAACGATCAGAGAAAATGTGTAA
- a CDS encoding PepSY domain-containing protein, whose protein sequence is MKLRHFLLGAGVGLCAAIAVKKYAMKPYISSEKALRIVKAAFKQRGPIDGSWIYTEPEPYQVNGETIQVYKTGVTRSAFGELEQYEVMVNAKTGQIVDVIDSVAS, encoded by the coding sequence TTGAAATTACGTCATTTTCTCTTAGGTGCGGGAGTCGGATTATGCGCTGCCATCGCAGTGAAAAAGTATGCAATGAAACCTTATATCTCTTCAGAAAAAGCGCTGCGCATCGTGAAAGCGGCTTTTAAACAGCGCGGGCCGATAGATGGATCATGGATATACACAGAGCCCGAGCCTTACCAGGTAAACGGAGAAACCATCCAGGTATACAAAACTGGCGTGACACGTTCGGCATTTGGCGAGCTGGAGCAATATGAAGTTATGGTCAATGCAAAAACAGGCCAGATTGTCGATGTCATTGATTCTGTCGCCTCATAA
- a CDS encoding YtnP family quorum-quenching lactonase — protein METLNIGNISLTWLDGGVTHMDGGAMFGVVPKPLWSRKYPVNDKNQIELRTDPILIRKNGLNILVDAGIGSGKFSDKQKRNYGVTQESNLKKSLSELGLSCEDIHIAAMTHLHFDHACGLTEYSGDELVSVFPNARIITSATEWHEMRNPNIRSKNTYWRENWEAVQDQVETFDNGYQLTEGITMHHTGGHSNGHSVIVLEDGGETAVHFADLMPTNAHKNPLWVLAYDDYPMTSIPQKQKWQTFAAEKDAWLIFYHDAIYRAVKWGEDGEVAASVKREKK, from the coding sequence ATGGAGACATTGAATATTGGGAATATTTCATTAACGTGGCTGGACGGCGGTGTGACGCATATGGACGGGGGAGCGATGTTCGGCGTTGTCCCGAAGCCTTTATGGTCGAGAAAATACCCCGTAAATGACAAGAACCAGATTGAATTAAGAACAGATCCGATTCTCATCAGAAAAAACGGCCTGAATATATTGGTTGACGCGGGTATCGGCAGTGGGAAATTCTCCGATAAGCAGAAAAGAAATTACGGCGTAACACAGGAATCCAATCTGAAAAAATCTCTCAGTGAGCTGGGGCTTTCCTGTGAGGATATTCATATTGCGGCGATGACCCATCTTCATTTTGACCATGCATGCGGTCTGACGGAATACAGCGGAGATGAGCTTGTCTCTGTTTTTCCGAATGCCCGTATTATCACTTCTGCGACAGAGTGGCACGAAATGAGAAACCCTAATATCAGATCGAAAAATACATATTGGAGAGAAAATTGGGAGGCGGTACAAGATCAGGTCGAAACCTTTGATAACGGGTATCAGCTGACAGAAGGCATTACGATGCACCACACCGGCGGCCACAGTAACGGACACAGCGTAATTGTCTTAGAAGACGGAGGGGAAACGGCTGTGCATTTTGCCGACCTGATGCCGACAAACGCTCATAAAAATCCGTTATGGGTGCTGGCGTATGATGATTATCCGATGACCTCGATTCCGCAAAAGCAGAAATGGCAGACGTTCGCAGCGGAGAAAGACGCCTGGCTGATTTTCTATCACGACGCGATTTACAGAGCGGTAAAATGGGGCGAAGACGGTGAAGTGGCTGCGTCTGTCAAGCGGGAGAAAAAATAA
- the trmB gene encoding tRNA (guanosine(46)-N7)-methyltransferase TrmB, whose product MRMRHKPWANDFLAENADIAISDPAQYKGRWNTVFGNDNPIHIEVGTGKGQFISGMAKQNPDINYIGIELFKSVIVTAVQKVKDSGAHNVRLLNIDAETLNDVFERGEIKRVYLNFSDPWPKNRHEKRRLTFKTFLKKYEEVMGETGEIHFKTDNRGLFEYSLKSFSEYGLLLTDVSLDLHNSDPKGNIMTEYEEKFSALGQPIYRAEAKWRTKDRL is encoded by the coding sequence ATGAGAATGCGCCATAAACCTTGGGCGAATGATTTTCTGGCAGAAAACGCTGACATCGCCATCAGTGATCCGGCTCAGTATAAAGGGCGGTGGAACACGGTCTTTGGCAATGACAACCCGATCCATATTGAAGTCGGTACGGGAAAAGGGCAGTTCATTTCAGGAATGGCCAAGCAGAATCCGGATATCAACTATATCGGTATCGAACTGTTTAAAAGCGTCATCGTCACTGCCGTCCAAAAAGTAAAGGACAGCGGAGCTCACAATGTCCGCTTGTTAAATATAGACGCGGAAACACTGAATGATGTATTTGAACGGGGAGAAATCAAACGCGTATATTTAAACTTTTCTGACCCTTGGCCGAAAAACCGTCATGAAAAACGCCGTTTAACGTTTAAAACGTTCTTGAAAAAATACGAAGAAGTAATGGGCGAAACAGGTGAGATTCATTTCAAAACCGATAACCGCGGTCTATTTGAATACTCCCTGAAGAGCTTTTCCGAATACGGCCTGCTCCTGACGGATGTCAGTCTCGATCTGCACAACAGCGATCCGAAGGGCAATATTATGACAGAATACGAAGAAAAATTCTCCGCGCTCGGCCAGCCGATTTACCGGGCGGAAGCCAAATGGAGAACAAAAGACAGACTCTGA
- a CDS encoding YtzH-like family protein: MGLTSEHQVRLLKDILADHQLDCCGTVAEYEQLERVIKSLMANTGLDSNIKNVLEDVYRYSQSGITADSIDTHIQEHQNHLSQWVEQMNSYS, from the coding sequence ATGGGCTTAACAAGCGAACATCAGGTCCGGTTATTAAAGGACATATTGGCCGACCATCAATTGGATTGCTGCGGGACCGTTGCCGAATATGAACAGCTCGAGCGCGTCATCAAATCACTGATGGCCAACACCGGGCTTGATTCAAATATAAAAAACGTGCTCGAGGATGTATACCGCTACAGCCAGTCCGGCATCACGGCCGATTCCATCGACACGCATATTCAGGAGCACCAAAACCATTTGTCCCAATGGGTGGAGCAGATGAATTCGTACTCCTGA
- a CDS encoding phosphotransferase family protein, which translates to MNWLGQLLGSDWEIFPAGGATGDAYYAKHNGQQLFLKRNSSPFLAVLSAEGIVPKLVWTKRMENGDVITAQHWMAGRELKPKDMSGRPVAELLRKIHTSKALLDMLKRLGKEPLDPGALLSQLKQAVFAVRQFSPLIQEGLAYLEAHVDQVQFGEKVVCHCDVNHNNWLLSEDNQLYLIDWDGAMIADPAMDLGPLLYHYVEEPAWDSWLGMYGMKLTEGLRLRMAWYMLSETLTFIAWHKSKGNDKAYHDAMEELHALMKRIVK; encoded by the coding sequence ATGAACTGGTTGGGACAATTACTAGGTAGCGATTGGGAGATCTTCCCCGCCGGAGGAGCTACAGGAGATGCATATTATGCGAAACATAACGGCCAACAGCTTTTTTTAAAACGTAATAGCTCACCCTTTTTAGCCGTGTTATCCGCCGAAGGCATTGTTCCGAAGCTGGTTTGGACGAAACGGATGGAAAACGGAGACGTTATTACGGCTCAGCATTGGATGGCGGGCAGAGAGCTGAAGCCGAAGGATATGAGCGGACGCCCGGTGGCTGAGCTGCTTCGCAAAATCCACACATCCAAAGCCTTGCTCGACATGCTGAAAAGATTGGGAAAAGAACCGCTCGATCCGGGCGCCCTTTTGTCGCAGCTGAAGCAGGCCGTCTTTGCCGTGCGGCAATTTTCGCCTCTTATCCAGGAAGGCCTTGCTTATTTGGAAGCGCATGTGGATCAGGTTCAATTCGGTGAAAAAGTCGTCTGCCATTGTGATGTGAATCATAATAACTGGCTTCTGTCTGAAGACAACCAGCTGTATTTAATAGATTGGGACGGCGCCATGATAGCCGATCCGGCCATGGATCTCGGCCCTTTATTGTATCATTACGTCGAAGAGCCAGCGTGGGACAGCTGGCTTGGAATGTACGGCATGAAGCTCACGGAAGGGCTGCGGCTGCGGATGGCATGGTACATGTTATCAGAGACCCTCACCTTCATTGCCTGGCACAAATCAAAAGGAAACGACAAAGCGTATCATGATGCCATGGAAGAGCTTCATGCCCTGATGAAGCGGATTGTCAAGTAG
- a CDS encoding YegS/Rv2252/BmrU family lipid kinase: MSQWFFIINPVSGGGRGRRVWKSVQKELTRRGISHRSFLTGHPGHAEVLARQISTMQDHKLKRLFVIGGDGTMHEVINGLKGMDQIELTFVPAGSYNDFSKGLGIKKSALLHEIKGLHRPLTRKFFAGNINFFHDKAQSLYFINHLSVGFDASVLKTAAEFPFSRVLRFLRLGFVIYPLAHIRTASGFQPFRFACTADGQRHEFRNVWFVIAANHPYYGGGMKAAPSANPRENHFDIVIAENLSFFPLYRFLWAMSFGRHTKMDGVTILKGKEFIFETDGKIPLHADGELVGTTPFRLMPGGAPLKIKT, translated from the coding sequence ATGAGTCAATGGTTTTTTATCATTAATCCGGTCTCAGGAGGCGGGCGGGGCCGGCGTGTCTGGAAATCGGTTCAAAAAGAGCTGACCAGGCGCGGGATTAGCCACCGCTCCTTTTTGACCGGGCATCCAGGACATGCGGAAGTGCTGGCGAGACAGATTTCAACGATGCAGGATCATAAGCTGAAGCGGCTGTTTGTTATCGGCGGGGACGGCACGATGCATGAAGTCATTAACGGGCTGAAAGGAATGGATCAGATTGAGCTGACCTTTGTGCCTGCCGGTTCGTACAATGACTTTTCCAAAGGCCTCGGCATTAAGAAGTCGGCGCTCCTCCATGAAATCAAAGGCCTGCACCGCCCGCTCACACGGAAATTTTTTGCGGGAAACATCAACTTTTTTCATGACAAAGCCCAATCTCTTTATTTTATTAACCATCTGTCTGTCGGCTTCGATGCCTCGGTCTTGAAGACTGCCGCGGAGTTTCCGTTTTCGCGCGTTCTTCGGTTTCTGCGTCTCGGTTTTGTGATTTACCCGCTTGCGCATATACGTACGGCCTCGGGGTTTCAGCCGTTCAGATTTGCTTGCACCGCAGACGGCCAAAGGCATGAATTCCGCAATGTCTGGTTTGTCATTGCGGCTAATCATCCTTATTACGGAGGCGGTATGAAAGCGGCGCCTTCTGCAAATCCCCGCGAAAACCATTTTGATATTGTCATTGCAGAAAACCTGTCCTTTTTTCCGCTGTACCGTTTTCTATGGGCGATGAGCTTTGGCCGGCATACCAAAATGGACGGAGTGACGATTTTAAAGGGGAAGGAATTCATTTTTGAAACGGATGGGAAAATTCCGCTTCACGCTGACGGCGAGCTTGTCGGAACGACGCCGTTTCGGCTTATGCCAGGCGGAGCGCCGTTAAAAATAAAAACATAA
- the thpR gene encoding RNA 2',3'-cyclic phosphodiesterase, which yields MKVSLPHYFIGIPIPADIAEPIWEAARKEPALTFKKWVHPHDYHITLIFLGAADEDRLAKLSALLADAASAVQPFTVQFQHLDVFGDRRQPRVLHLEPEHNELLFDLREKTKQAALKAGFQVEKRPYHPHMTMARKWAGDRPFPEDVPFESGRVQSAVSRFSLFQTHLDRSPKYEEIAQFQLT from the coding sequence ATGAAAGTTTCATTGCCGCATTATTTTATCGGCATTCCGATTCCGGCTGACATTGCTGAACCGATTTGGGAAGCAGCCAGAAAGGAGCCGGCATTAACATTCAAAAAATGGGTGCATCCGCATGACTATCATATTACACTCATTTTTCTCGGAGCCGCGGATGAAGACCGGCTTGCAAAACTATCGGCTCTGCTCGCAGATGCTGCGTCGGCAGTGCAGCCGTTTACCGTACAGTTTCAGCATCTGGACGTTTTCGGCGACCGCAGACAGCCAAGAGTGCTTCACCTTGAGCCAGAACACAATGAACTGCTCTTTGATTTGCGGGAAAAAACAAAACAGGCTGCTTTGAAAGCCGGTTTTCAAGTGGAAAAACGGCCGTATCATCCTCACATGACGATGGCGCGGAAGTGGGCGGGAGACCGGCCGTTTCCGGAAGATGTGCCGTTTGAAAGCGGCAGGGTGCAAAGTGCCGTCAGCCGGTTTTCCTTGTTTCAGACCCACCTTGACAGATCGCCTAAATACGAAGAAATCGCACAGTTTCAATTGACATAA
- the cysK gene encoding cysteine synthase A — translation MIGYYVPNVLYRKDEPALKIVNSTAELIGSTPIVKLNRLQPENAAQVYLKLESFNPSGSVKDRAAYNMIIEAEKSGHLKPGSVIIEPTSGNTGIGLAMNAAARGYRAILVMPDTMTKERINLLKAYGAEVVLTPGAERMPGSIKKAKELAEQIPGSFIPMQFDNSANPDAHRKTTAIEIYQAVLQLNKPLGAFVATAGTGGTITGTGETLKELFPDLTVHVAEPAGSPVLSGGKPGTHKLVGTSPGFIPDILNQDVYDEIMKISDEDAYTTTRRLAREEGILVGPSSGAACFAAIETAKRLPSEQIVICMTADTGERYLSTDLWSFE, via the coding sequence ATGATAGGATATTATGTACCGAACGTTTTATACAGAAAGGATGAGCCGGCCTTGAAAATAGTAAACAGCACGGCGGAACTGATCGGCAGCACACCGATCGTAAAACTCAATCGCCTTCAGCCAGAAAATGCAGCACAGGTCTATTTAAAATTAGAATCTTTTAACCCAAGCGGCAGTGTCAAAGACAGAGCGGCTTACAATATGATCATTGAAGCGGAAAAAAGCGGACATCTAAAACCCGGCTCTGTCATCATTGAACCGACAAGCGGCAATACAGGCATCGGCCTGGCGATGAACGCGGCGGCGCGCGGCTACAGGGCAATCCTCGTCATGCCTGACACGATGACGAAAGAACGCATCAACCTGCTGAAAGCGTACGGTGCGGAGGTTGTGTTAACACCGGGGGCGGAAAGAATGCCCGGCAGCATTAAAAAAGCGAAAGAACTTGCCGAACAGATCCCCGGAAGTTTTATCCCGATGCAATTCGATAACAGCGCAAACCCCGATGCCCACCGAAAAACGACCGCCATTGAAATCTATCAGGCCGTTTTGCAGCTCAACAAACCGCTCGGTGCTTTTGTGGCAACGGCGGGGACGGGCGGAACCATTACCGGAACCGGAGAAACGCTGAAAGAGCTTTTCCCGGATTTGACCGTCCATGTTGCCGAGCCGGCGGGTTCCCCCGTATTATCAGGCGGAAAACCCGGCACCCATAAGCTTGTCGGGACAAGCCCCGGGTTTATTCCAGACATATTGAATCAGGACGTTTACGATGAAATTATGAAAATTTCTGATGAAGATGCGTATACGACAACCCGGCGTCTGGCCCGAGAAGAAGGAATACTCGTCGGGCCGTCTTCAGGCGCCGCCTGCTTCGCCGCCATTGAAACCGCAAAACGCCTCCCTTCCGAGCAAATCGTCATCTGTATGACGGCCGATACGGGAGAACGTTATTTATCAACGGATTTATGGTCATTTGAATGA
- the pepV gene encoding dipeptidase PepV — MNWEVEVIRNKEDLIRDTQKFLQINSVMDESTAGPGRPFGEGVGDCLTSLLEFGEKEGFTVKNLDGYAGHIEWGTGDEIVGVLCHVDVVPPGDGWTSDPFSADIRDGRIYARGAIDDKGPTMAAFYALKIVKDMQLPLSKRVRIIIGTDEESDWRCVDHYFKHEKMPDVGFAPDADFPIINAEKGIIDASLRIAKSASDKEDAKNGLLSFRSGLRLNMVPDAAEAVIEGDGLDAVHAYFSNWLEQSKTQGEAVSENGKLTLRVYGKSCHAMEPDNGINAGLKLAECLERAELDEAGKHFVKTVSDYFSNDTRGKKLKIDCRDDISGELTLNVGTFTYNKGEEGELGINIRYPVTSDSKVIRDAFMSVEEFRLEEFKDSKPHHVSADHPLVKTLQNVYEGQTGKKADLISIGGGTYARSLSAGVAFGPLFPDRPDSAHQKDEYIEIDDLLRSTALYAQAIYELAK; from the coding sequence ATGAACTGGGAAGTTGAAGTGATCAGAAACAAAGAAGATCTGATTCGTGACACGCAGAAGTTTCTGCAAATCAACAGCGTAATGGACGAATCAACAGCCGGTCCCGGCCGGCCGTTTGGAGAAGGCGTAGGTGACTGCCTGACTTCACTGTTGGAATTCGGTGAAAAAGAAGGCTTCACCGTAAAAAATCTTGACGGCTATGCGGGCCATATTGAGTGGGGGACGGGTGACGAAATCGTCGGTGTTCTGTGCCACGTCGACGTCGTTCCGCCCGGAGACGGCTGGACGAGCGATCCGTTTTCAGCCGACATCAGGGATGGCCGGATATATGCCAGAGGTGCCATTGATGATAAAGGGCCGACAATGGCGGCGTTTTACGCGCTGAAAATCGTCAAAGACATGCAGCTGCCTTTATCCAAACGCGTGAGAATCATCATCGGAACGGATGAAGAGAGTGATTGGAGATGTGTGGACCACTACTTCAAACACGAAAAAATGCCTGATGTCGGATTTGCCCCTGACGCAGATTTTCCGATCATTAACGCAGAAAAAGGAATTATAGACGCATCACTGCGCATTGCAAAAAGCGCTTCTGATAAAGAAGACGCAAAAAACGGGCTTCTGTCATTCCGTTCAGGACTGCGCTTGAACATGGTGCCGGATGCGGCTGAAGCGGTCATTGAAGGGGACGGTCTTGATGCCGTACACGCCTATTTCAGCAACTGGCTGGAGCAATCAAAAACACAAGGTGAAGCGGTTTCAGAAAATGGAAAACTGACGCTTCGGGTGTACGGGAAATCATGCCACGCAATGGAGCCGGATAATGGCATAAATGCCGGCTTAAAGCTTGCTGAATGCCTTGAGCGAGCGGAACTGGATGAGGCCGGAAAGCACTTTGTCAAAACTGTCAGTGACTATTTTTCTAATGATACACGAGGCAAAAAGCTGAAAATTGATTGCAGGGATGACATCAGCGGAGAGCTTACATTGAATGTCGGCACCTTTACATACAATAAGGGTGAGGAAGGGGAACTCGGCATCAACATTCGTTACCCTGTCACTTCAGACAGCAAAGTCATCCGTGATGCCTTTATGTCTGTTGAAGAATTCCGGCTTGAAGAATTTAAAGACAGCAAACCGCACCACGTATCTGCCGACCATCCGCTCGTAAAGACGCTTCAGAACGTATACGAAGGGCAGACGGGAAAGAAAGCGGATCTGATTTCAATCGGCGGAGGAACGTATGCGAGATCCCTTTCGGCTGGCGTCGCATTCGGGCCGCTGTTTCCCGACAGGCCTGACAGCGCGCATCAAAAGGATGAGTACATTGAGATTGATGACCTTCTCCGGTCAACCGCCTTATACGCTCAAGCCATTTATGAGCTTGCCAAGTGA